A genomic stretch from Penicillium digitatum chromosome 4, complete sequence includes:
- a CDS encoding Pheromone-regulated multispanning membrane protein Prm1, putative, whose product MAFSRSGRSVFPLLPPYGAHDSSTGRIIPLHPDGLTPYLGLRARLSQVWINRWTILLLLVLLRVLLAVGDLQSNMASAKREALSACTSVESMGSAMASMPHYLSKGTNELVASSVDEAVSALKSVLLMTITGVGEILWFVINMMYSTYACLITMAVRGTVGAGIEVIKEATEWINKTLKTISGDIESTVDKYKDELNSFLETINKVASVFSDDPSPINLNSSISTLENLSLPSSVNRTVEKLNSVVLPNFKEIQNYTKTLFQTPFQEVKDLINGSLGTYSFDRSALPVPAKTQLTFCNDNKGIDDFFNEVTELTLKARKIFIAVLIIAAILVCIPIAWQEIRRWRSMKERSQLVRKEAHDPMDVVYIVSRPYTAAAGIKAASHFSNSRRQILVRWTIAYATSLPALFVLALALAALFSCLCQYLLLHTVKQTVPALSAEVGEFADKVVEALERASTDWATDTNKAILNLNNDLNHDVFGWVNTSTHAINGTLNFFIYNTSSVLNETFKGTILQDPVYELYECLVGLKAEAFQKGLNWVAEHAHISLPTLPNDIFSAGAASSINDTSNPSDSFLADSGDQTANKITEVVTSVINKLEAAVRVEAIIATIIFLLWGFIAFVGITRAMMLFWSRDKHRGEGGQGHILDPVPNGGPPPQDPRGFTEVPLTAIPRSMSADGHIAPHYTAAAASSLPVRNETPSYGDEKLGFAGQRNYEHALQVDSGPDLRGSSYVEYDVRR is encoded by the coding sequence ATGGCATTCTCCCGATCTGGCCGATCGGTCTTTCCACTGCTCCCGCCTTATGGGGCTCACGATTCAAGCACCGGGCGGATAATCCCTCTACATCCTGATGGTCTCACTCCCTATCTCGGTCTGCGAGCTCGACTTTCACAAGTATGGATCAATCGATGGACAATACTTCTACTGCTTGTCCTCCTCCGAGTCTTGCTTGCAGTTGGCGACCTGCAATCCAACATGGCATCCGCCAAGCGTGAGGCGCTCTCTGCATGCACGTCTGTGGAATCTATGGGTAGCGCGATGGCTTCAATGCCACACTACCTATCCAAAGGTACTAACGAGCTTGTGGCTTCCTCGGTTGATGAGGCGGTTTCTGCCCTGAAATCCGTGTTGTTGATGACTATCACGGGTGTCGGGGAGATCCTCTGGTTCGTCATTAACATGATGTACTCCACCTACGCCTGTCTCATCACAATGGCCGTCCGCGGCACTGTAGGAGCCGGGATTGAAGTGATCAAAGAAGCTACTGAGTGGATCAACAAAACCCTCAAGACAATCAGTGGCGACATTGAGAGCACCGTCGACAAATATAAAGACGAACTGAACTCATTCCTCGAGACAATCAACAAAGTGGCCAGCGTGTTTTCGGATGATCCTAGTCCAATCAACCTCAACAGCTCAATTAGCACGCTGGAGAATCTGTCCCTTCCGTCGTCAGTGAACCGCACGGTGGAAAAATTGAATAGCGTGGTCCTTCCCAACTTCAAAGAGATCCAGAATTACACCAAGACGCTCTTCCAAACGCCCTTTCAAGAAGTCAAAGATTTGATCAACGGAAGTTTGGGCACTTACAGCTTCGATCGGTCCGCTCTCCCTGTCCCTGCCAAGACACAGTTGACCTTCTGCAACGACAACAAAGGAATCGACGATTTCTTCAATGAGGTCACCGAGCTAACACTAAAGGCACGCAAAATATTCATTGCTGTCCTCATCATTGCTGCCATATTAGTGTGCATTCCAATCGCGTGGCAAGAAATCCGCCGATGGCGCTCAATGAAAGAGCGCTCCCAGTTAGTTCGCAAGGAAGCCCATGATCCGATGGACGTTGTGTACATTGTCTCACGGCCATACACCGCCGCTGCAGGTATCAAGGCAGCAAGTCACTTCAGCAACAGTCGCCGACAGATCCTCGTACGATGGACCATTGCCTACGCAACATCCCTCCCTGCTCTTTTCGTACTGGCTCTTGCACTGGCAGCACTATTCTCTTGTTTGTGTCAATATCTGCTTCTCCATACGGTCAAGCAAACTGTCCCAGCGCTAAGTGCCGAGGTGGGAGAATTCGCAGACAAGGTCGTTGAGGCACTTGAAAGAGCCTCGACCGATTGGGCTACCGATACCAACAAGGCCATACTTAATCTCAACAACGACCTAAACCACGATGTCTTTGGCTGGGTCAACACCAGCACGCATGCCATTAACGGGACTCTAAACTTCTTCATTTACAACACATCCAGTGTTCTGAACGAGACCTTTAAAGGTACCATTCTTCAAGACCCCGTCTACGAGCTATACGAGTGCCTCGTTGGCCTGAAAGCAGAGGCATTTCAAAAGGGTCTGAACTGGGTAGCTGAGCACGCACATATCTCCCTCCCTACCCTCCCGAATGACATATTCTCCGCCGGTGCCGCCTCCAGCATCAATGACACGTCCAATCCTTCCGACAGTTTCCTCGCCGATTCAGGCGACCAGACAGCCAACAAAATCACCGAGGTCGTCACCAGCGTGATCAACAAACTCGAAGCAGCCGTGCGCGTCGAAGCCATCATCGCCACAATAATTTTCCTGCTTTGGGGTTTCATAGCCTTTGTTGGTATCACACGAGCCATGATGCTTTTTTGGAGCCGGGACAAGCACCGCGGTGAGGGGGGGCAGGGTCATATTCTAGATCCAGTGCCCAATGGTGGGCCACCACCTCAGGATCCAAGAGGTTTTACTGAAGTTCCACTCACTGCTATCCCGAGGAGCATGTCTGCGGATGGACACATTGCTCCTCACTACACTGCGGCGGCAGCATCCTCTTTGCCTGTGCGTAATGAGACGCCGTCATATGGTGATGAGAAGCTTGGTTTTGCAGGGCAAAGGAATTATGAGCATGCATTGCAGGTGGACTCTGGCCCTGATCTGAGGGGAAGTAGCTACGTTGAATACGATGTGAGGCGATGA
- a CDS encoding Xanthine dehydrogenase HxA, putative has product MEPEILETDHTVAVEKPTSLSALTKDWDDTVRFYLNGAKVAVDTINPEVTLLEYLRGIGLTGTKLGCAEGGCGACTVVVSHINSSTKKIYHASVNACIAPLVSVDGKHVITVEGIGNVKDPHAIQQRIAVGNGSQCGFCTPGIVMSLYALLRNNPSPSEHDVEEAFDGNLCRCTGYRPILDAAQSFNSTNNCGKPSAGGLGCCMEKKGPGGCCKGSKDGENEIVDYKFPAPEFKPYSPDTELIFPAALRKHEYRPLAFGNRKKKWYRPVTVAQLLQIKNVHPDAKLVGGSTETQIEIKFKAMQYAVSVYLGDIPELRKFTLHDDFLEIGANVSLTDLEHICDQAVEKYGDARGQPFKAIKKQLLYFAGRQIRNVASPAGNLATASPISDLNPVLVATNTILVARSLEGETEIPMTEFFQGYRKTALAPNAIIASLRIPVAKAHGEHMRAYKQAKRKDDDIAIVNSALRVTLSGANDVISSNLVFGGMAAMTVSATNAEEFLVGKKFTNPATLEGVMSALEQDFNLPFGVPGGMASYRRSLALGFFYRFYHDVLSGLDVKASDLDPDVVAEIERAISTGAKDLETSVAYQQKILGRATPHVAALKQTTGEAQYTYDIPVQQNELFACMLLSTKPHAKILSVDPSAALDIPGVTDYVDHTDLPNPQANWWGQPKSDELFFAVDEVTTAGQPIGVILATSAKIAEEGMRAVKVEYEDLPSIFTIEEAIEAESYFEQYRYIENGDTEEAFKQADHIFTGTSRMGGQEHFYLETQACVAIPKIEDGEMEIWSGTQNPTETQAYVAQVTGVSANKVVSRVKRLGGGFGGKESRSVQLAAICATAAAKTKRPVRCMLNRDEDILTSGQRHPFLCRWKVGVTKDGKLLALDADVFANGGHTQDLSGAIVERSLSHIDGVYKIPNVSVRGRICKTNTVSNTAFRGFGGPQGLFFAECYISEIADHLDIPAEEIRAINMYKSDDTTHFNQPLKDWYVPLMYKQVLEESSYNERRKAVEEYNTRHKWSKRGMAIVPTKFGISFTALFLNQAGALVHIYHDGSVLVAHGGVEMGQGLHTKMTMIAAEALQVPQASVFISETATNTVANTSATAASASSDLNGYAIFNACEQINERLRPFREKMPNATMKELAHAAYFDRVNLSAQGYYRTPDIGYVWGENSGQMFFYFTQGVTAAEVQIDTLTGDWTPLRADIKMDVGRSINPSVDYGQIEGAFVQGQGLFTTEESLWHRASGQIFTKGPGSYKIPGFRDIPQIFNVSLLKDVEWENLRTIQRSRGVGEPPLFMGSAVFFAIRDALKAARKQWNVNGVLSLESPATPERIRISCGDPIIERVRVQPKEGEKSFFVAI; this is encoded by the exons ATGGAGCCGGAAATCCTAGAGACGGACCACACGGTCGCGGTTGAAAAGCCGACTAGCCTGTCTGCATTGACCAAAGACTGGGATGACACTGTTCGGTTCTACCTCAACGGCGCCAAGGTCGCAGTAGATACGATCAACCCGGAAGTAACTCTACTCGAATACCTGCGGGGTATTGGGTTGACAGGCACAAAGCTTGGGTGTGCCGAGGGAGGCTGTGGTGCTTGCACCGTG GTCGTCTCCCATATCAATTCTTCAACGAAAAAGATCTACCATGCCTCCGTGAATGCCTGCATTGCTCCACTCGTTAGCGTTGACGGTAAGCACGTTATTACAGTTGAAGGGATTGGGAATGTGAAGGATCCCCACGCCATCCAGCAGCGGATTGCGGTCGGTAATGGAAGTCAATGTGGTTTCTGCACTCCTGGAATAGTCATG TCTCTTTATGCCCTGCTGCGAAACAACCCGTCTCCCTCGGAGCACGACGTCGAAGAAGCCTTCGATGGAAACCTTTGCCGTTGCACGGGTTACCGACCTATCCTGGATGCTGCTCAAAGCTTCAACTCAACCAACAACTGTGGAAAGCCCTCTGCTGGTGGATTGGGCTGCTGCATGGAGAAAAAAGGCCCCGGTGGCTGCTGTAAAGGTTCTAAGGATGGTGAGAACGAGATAGTCGATTACAAATTTCCTGCACCGGAATTCAAGCCGTACAGTCCAGACACAGAGTTGATCTTCCCTGCAGCCCTACGGAAACACGAATACCGACCCTTAGCATTTGGCaacaggaagaagaagtggtACCGACCAGTGACCGTCGCGCAACTGTTGCAGATTAAGAATGTCCACCCAGACGCAAAACTAGTCGGTGGAAGCACAGAGACTCAGATTGAGATCAAGTTCAAGGCAATGCAATACGCTGTCTCCGTCTACCTGGGAGATATCCCAGAATTGCGAAAATTCACCTTGCACGACGATTTTCTGGAGATCGGTGCAAACGTATCTTTAACCGACCTCGAGCACATCTGTGACCAAGCGGTAGAGAAATACGGCGATGCTAGAGGCCAACCTTTCAAAGCGATCAAGAAACAGTTGCTCTATTTCGCTGGGCGACAGATCCGAAATGTCGCTTCCCCGGCGGGTAACTTGGCCACTGCATCACCCATCTCTGATCTTAACCCGGTTTTGGTAGCCACCAACACCATTCTCGTGGCTAGGTCTCTCGAAGGTGAGACTGAGATTCCAATGACCGAATTCTTTCAAGGATACAGAAAGACTGCCCTCGCTCCCAACGCAATCATAGCTAGCTTGCGCATTCCCGTGGCGAAGGCACATGGAGAGCACATGCGAGCCTACAAACAGGCTAAGCGGAAGGACGATGATATTGCCATTGTCAACTCCGCGTTACGTGTGACTCTTTCTGGTGCTAATGATGTGATTAGCTCCAACCTTGTGTTTGGTGGTATGGCGGCTATGACCGTCTCAGCGACGAATGCCGAGGAATTTTTGGTTGGCAAAAAGTTCACGAACCCTGCAACCCTAGAGGGTGTCATGAGCGCACTGGAGCAGGACTTCAACCTGCCTTTTGGAGTTCCTGGTGGCATGGCTAGCTACCGAAGGTCTTTGGCTCTAGGATTCTTTTACAGATTCTATCACGATGTACTTTCAGGACTCGATGTTAAGGCTTCGGATTTAGATCCAGATGTTGTTGCTGAGATCGAAAGAGCAATTTCCACAGGAGCAAAAGATCTTGAAACTTCTGTCGCCTATCAGCAGAAGATTCTTGGACGAGCGACCCCGCATGTCGCTGCGTTGAAGCAGACCACGGGAGAGGCTCAATACACATATGATATTCCTGTGCAACAGAATGAGTTATTCGCCTGCATGCTTCTGTCTACCAAGCCTCATGCCAAGATCCTCAGCGTGGACCCGTCCGCTGCATTAGATATTCCTGGTGTTACAGACTACGTGGACCACACGGATCTTCCTAACCCCCAGGCAAACTGGTGGGGGCAACCCAAGTCCGATGAGCTTTTTTTTGCCGTCGATGAAGTTACTACTGCTGGTCAGCCGATTGGTGTGATTCTCGCGACTTCCGCTAAGATCGCCGAGGAAGGTATGAGGGCTGTCAAGGTTGAATACGAAGATCTCCCGAGCATTTTTACAATTGAAGAGGCTATCGAGGCAGAGTCTTACTTTGAGCAGTATCGCTACATTGAGAATGGTGATACTGAAGAAGCTTTCAAGCAAGCTGACCACATCTTTACTGGAACCTCGCGAATGGGTGGCCAAGAGCACTTCTACCTGGAAACTCAAGCCTGTGTGGCAATTCCAAAGATAGAGGATGGTGAAATGGAGATTTGGAGTGGTACCCAGAATCCTACCGAAAC ACAAGCCTACGTCGCTCAGGTGACCGGAGTTTCTGCGAATAAAGTTGTATCGCGTGTGAAGCGACTTGGTGGTGGCTTTGGTGGCAAGGAATCGCGATCTGTTCAGCTAGCCGCTATTTGTGCCACTGCCGCTGCAAAAACAAAACGACCCGTGCGATGCATGCTCAACCGAGATGAAGATATACTGACTTCCGGTCAGCGTCACCCGTTCCTCTGTCGATGGAAGGTGGGTGTGACCAAAGATGGAAAACTCCTTGCGCTGGATGCAGATGTATTTGCCAATGGAGGTCACACTCAAGATCTTTCTGGCGCTATAGTGGAGCGAAGCTTGTCGCACATTGATGGCGTGTATAAAATTCCGAATGTCAGTGTGCGCGGCCGGATCTGCAAAACCAATACTGTTTCAAACACAGCTTTCCGTGGCTTTGGAGGTCCACAAGGCCTGTTCTTCGCCGAGTGTTATATATCAGAGATTGCAGATCATCTGGACATTCCGGCCGAAGAGATCCGAGCCATCAACATGTACAAGTCAGATGACACAACACATTTCAACCAGCCGCTCAAAGATTGGTATGTGCCATTGATGTACAAGCAAGTGCTAGAGGAGAGTTCTTATAACGAGCGTCGGAAGGCTGTCGAGGAATACAACACGCGGCACAAGTGGTCCAAACGTGGAATGGCGATTGTGCCAACCAAGTTCGGTATCTCTTTTACAGCTCTCTTCTTGAATCAAGCAGGAGCTTTGGTTCACATATACCACGATGGCAGTGTCCTCGTAGCACACGGTGGCGTTGAAATGGGACAAGGCCTCCACACAAAGATGACCATGATCGCCGCAGAAGCGCTGCAAGTGCCACAGGCGAGCGTCTTCATCTCCGAGACCGCAACTAATACAGTGGCCAATACCTCCGCAACCGCTGCTTCAGCAAGCTCCGACCTCAACGGCTACGCCATATTCAATGCCTGTGAACAAATCAACGAACGCCTACGTCCTTTCCGTGAAAAGATGCCCAACGCCACCATGAAAGAACTTGCCCACGCAGCTTACTTCGACCGTGTCAACCTCTCCGCACAAGGATACTACCGTACCCCCGATATCGGCTATGTTTGGGGCGAGAACAGCGGCCAGATGTTCTTCTACTTCACACAAGGTGTCACCGCAGCCGAAGTCCAGATCGACACGCTGACCGGTGATTGGACTCCTCTACGCGCCGATATAAAGATGGATGTGGGTCGCAGTATAAACCCGTCAGTAGACTATGGCCAGATTGAAGGCGCCTTTGTGCAAGGACAAGGACTCTTCACAACCGAAGAAAGTCTCTGGCACCGTGCCTCCGGTCAAATATTCACCAAAGGCCCGGGTAGTTACAAAATCCCTGGCTTCCGTGATATCCCTCAGATTTTCAATGTGAGTTTGCTTAAGGATGTGGAGTGGGAGAACTTGCGCACCATTCAACGCTCTCGTGGTGTCGGCGAGCCGCCCTTGTTTATGGGCAGTGCGGTTTTCTTCGCTATTCGTGACGCCTTGAAGGCTGCACGTAAGCAGTGGAATGTGAATGGCGTACTCTCTTTGGAATCACCTGCTACACCTGAGCGTATTCGGATTAGCTGCGGTGATCCGATTATCGAGAGGGTGAGAGTGCAGCCCAAGGAAGGGGAGAAGAGCTTCTTTGTTGCCATATAG
- a CDS encoding AAA family ATPase, putative, with protein MVSCPICEQSVSQLKINDHIDSGCQSFIEEPSSSPGELASSQKGPVPSMFQPPSARKASAQSNFPKESPSRLTTTPRPLNGKRSFIEEADPTRERDGSRQAKSDFKEPQAKRAKINSFHKAAPLAERMRPKTLEEVCGQELVGPNGILRGLIEQDRVPSMILWGSAGTGKTTIARVISSLVGSRFVEINSTSSGVAECKKIFAEARSELGLTGRKTIIFCDEIHRFSKSQQDVFLGPVESGQVTLIGATTENPSFKVQNALLSRCRTFTLSKLTDEDITSILHRALRVEGPSYSPSELVDAELVQYLARFADGDARTSLNLLELAMDLSKRPGMDKEDLKQSLTKTLVYDRAGDQHYDTISAFHKSIRGSDPDAALYYLARMIQSGEDPLFISRRLIVVASEDIGLADNTMLSLAISTHSAVEKIGLPEARINLAHATVAMALSKKSTRAYRGLNNVFAVLNEPGIAGLPIPIHLRNAPTKLMKELGYGAEYKYNPNYVDGKVQQDYLPEQLLGRTFLEDLDLGTRRDHDLNSLEL; from the exons ATGGTTTCCTGTCCAATATGTGAGCAATCTGTCtcccaattgaagatcaacGACCATATCGACTCGGGCTGCCAGAGCTTCATTGAAGAACCGTCCTCCTCTCCAGGAGAGCTGGCATCTTCCCAGAAGGGACCAGTCCCCAGCATGTTCCAACCTCCATCCGCGCGCAAAGCATCTGCTCAATCGAATTTCCCGAAGGAGTCCCCGTCGCGTCTCACAACTACCCCACGCCCTCTAAACGGCAAGCGATCATTTATTGAGGAAGCGGACCCCACGCGGGAGCGAGATGGGTCAAGGCAAGCAAAGAGTGACTTCAAAGAGCCACAAGCAAAACGTGCGAAGATCAACTCCTTCCACAAAGCAGCACCTCTTGCGGAACGCATGCGACCTAAAACTCTGGAGGAAGTTTGCGGCCAAGAACTTGTCGGACCAAATGGCATCCTGCGCGGACTCATCGAACAGGACAGAGTACCAAGTATGATACTGTGGGGTAGCGCAGGGACAGGGAAAACAACGATCGCTAGAGTCATTTCGTCGCTAGTGGGCAGCAGGTTTGTGGAAATCAACAGTACCAGCAGCGGCGTGGCAGAGTGCAAGAAGATATTTGCCGAAGCTCGTAGTGAGCTGGGTCTCACCGGGAGAAAGACCATTATCTTCTGTGACGAGATTCACCGATTTTCCAAGTCACAACAGGATGTCTTCTTAGGCCCAGTGGAGAGCGGCCAGGTCACACTCATCGGTGCCACAACCGAAAACCCGTCATTCAAAGTCCAAAATGCGCTGCTCTCACGTTGCCGCACATTTACCCTTTCAAAGCTCACCGACGAGGATATTACTTCGATCCTTCATCGTGCTCTCCGGGTTGAAGGCCCGAGTTATTCACCCTCTGAACTGGTGGACGCAGAGCTGGTTCAGTATCTCGCTAGATTCGCCGATGGAGATGCTCGCACTTCGCTGAATTTGTTGGAGCTAGCCATGGATCTTTCAAAAAGGCCTGGAATGGACAAGGAGGACCTGAAACAATCCCTGACTAAGACGTTAGTATATGACCGTGCTGGAGACCAGCATTATGATACAATCTCCGCCTTTCACAAGTCCATTCGAGGAAGCGATCCAGATGCGGCGCTCTACTATCTTGCTCGCATGATTCAGTCGGGTGAAGACCCCCTCTTCATCTCTCGACGGCTGATCGTTGTCGCTTCCGAAGACATTGGCCTGGCGGACAACACCATGCTGTCACTTGCTATATCCACACATTCAGCCGTTGAGAAGATTGGACTCCCAGAAGCACGAATCAATCTGGCACACGCTACCGTGGCGATGGCACTATCGAAAAAGAGCACTCGCGCGTACCGTGGCTTGAATAACGTCTTTGCCGTCTTGAACGAGCCAGGAATCGCGGGCTTACCCATTCCTATTCACTTGAGGAATGCGCCAACGAAGCTCATGAAGGAGCTAGGCTATGGTGCAGAATACAAGTATAACCCAAATTATGTGGACGGCAAGGTCCAACAGGATTACCTCCCAGAGCAACTCCTCGGTCGTACCTTCCTGGAGGACTTGGATCTGGGCACGCGGAGAGACCATGATCTGAACA GCCTGGAACTCTGA
- a CDS encoding Xanthine dehydrogenase — protein sequence MIPHRSTALLSVIVFVALLLFIFSSSPVPDTGEHSATGPAKFVSTSKLPSLSKFHLPSFRPPSHEQPEEQNNSTHGESKWYSTLEWLNPFSSAITLDENRSVLPPLRERRPIYTYYDAKYNPNKANGKDLKDLQNADAELLLAWRRAWFAQGFKPVVLTPGDAMKNPNYEIVQKWKLAPKAQNEVFAWLAWGHMGTGLLADFHCFPMARYDDPMLSYLRRGSIPESITRFENLKNGLYSADKSRIDTAIQSAVLKFDDKTQSFFDLIAPELFKVEPPSALAFYQSSFITSHYSVVHEKMTQSPASGQLALVQLINSHLHNHFHSSFPAGLAVLKPFPQHTTALVEPALRLAKALIQCPESPIPDSCPPNEPECHPCGSGTDKQPMRISQPSTYKNTTFLFTIGTLPHPYTLISLQKNSEEITTPLVRRETERDAWLSEVTKEHLRPELGSSYRGVIFKQVVAGEDAVGTSLWMTVESLPAQAGQSLPSELLDEFEWQFGFKIPRGGKIDPATENDKDSAKSAQDHTPSEQGIGKEYELIQKAREVIKNKETNRINIKDVVEAWNLADTEVWRFVKAYRARSVVERQKWEDEEKYFAGSRL from the exons ATGATTCCTCACAGGAGTACAGCCCTCCTGTCTGTAATTGTTTTCGTCGCGCTTTTGCTTTTCATTTTCTCGTCCTCTCCGGTGCCTGATACCGGCGAGCATTCTGCAACAGGTCCGGCCAAGTTCGTGTCTACATCAAAACTACCTTCTTTAAGCAAATTTCACCTGCCATCGTTCCGCCCTCCCTCCCACGAGCAGCCTGAGGAACAGAACAACAGCACACACGGCGAATCGAAATGGTACAGCACCCTCGAATGGTTGAACCCATTTTCCTCTGCTATCACCTTGGACGAGAATCGATCTGTCCTCCCTCCCCTTCGCGAACGTCGACCGATTTACACGTACTACGATGCGAAGTATAATCCCAACAAAGCCAATGGCAAGGATCTCAAGGACTTGCAGAACGCCGATGCGGAATTGCTTCTCGCGTGGCGTCGGGCATGGTTTGCGCAAGGATTCAAGCCTGTAGTATTGACTCCGGGCGATGCGATGAAAAACCCCAATTATGAAATTGTTCAGAAGTGGAAACTCGCACCCAAAGCACAAAACGAGGTGTTTGCCTGGCTTGCGTGGGGGCACATGGGAACCGGCTTGCTGGCGGACTTCCACTGTTTCCCCATGGCGCGGTATGATGATCCAATGCTCTCTTATCTTCGCCGGGGGAGTATCCCGGAGTCAATTACCCGATTTGAGAACCTCAAGAATGGCCTCTACTCAGCGGACAAGTCGCGGATCGACACGGCCATTCAGAGCGCAGTCCTGAAGTTCGATGACAAAACCCAGTCCTTTTTTGATTTAATTGCACCGGAACTATTCAAAGTTGAGCCGCCGAGCGCTTTGGCGTTTTATCAATCCTCGTTCATTACCTCTCACTACTCTGTCGTGCATGAAAAGATGACCCAGAGCCCTGCGAGCGGTCAGCTGGCTCTTGTCCAATTGATCAACTCCCACCTCCATAATCACTTCCATAGTTCCTTCCCTGCTGGACTGGCTGTGCTAAAACCGTTCCCTCAGCACACCACTGCGCTGGTGGAACCTGCCCTTCGGCTTGCAAAGGCCCTGATTCAGTGCCCCGAGTCGCCCATTCCCGACTCTTGTCCACCCAATGAGCCGGAATGCCATCCATGCGGGTCTGGGACGGACAAGCAACCCATGCGTATCAGCCAGCCTTCGACCTATAAAAACACCACTTTCTTGTTCACCATCGGCACCCTTCCTCACCCTTACACTCTTATCAGCTTGCAGAAGAACTCCGAGGAGATTACTACACCGCTAGTTCGCCGGGAGACCGAGCGCGACGCATGGTTGTCTGAGGTAACCAAGGAACACCTTCGACCCGAACTGGGTTCTTCATACCGGGGAGTGATCTTCAAGCAGGTTGTCGCAGGCGAAGATGCTGTCGGAACTTCTTTGTGGATGACAGTGGAATCTCTCCCTGCCCAAGCAGGCCAGAGTCTCCCCTCAGAACTCTTGGATGAGTTTGAATGGCAGTTTGGTTTCAAGATCCCTCGTGGGGGTAAGATTGATCCCGCAACCGAGAACGACAAAGACTCCGCCAAGAGCGCGCAGGATCACACGCCAAGCGAGCAAGGTATCGGCAAAGAGTACGAACTGATCCAAAAGGCTCGCGAGGTAATTAAGAATAAAGAAACGAAccgcatcaacatcaaggaTGTTGTTGAGGCTTGGAACCTTGCAGACACAGAGGTTTGGCGTTTTGTCAAGGCCTATCG GGCCCGAAGCGTCGTTGAACGCCAGAAGTgggaagatgaagagaagTATTTTGCTGGCTCAAGGCTGTGA
- a CDS encoding Kynurenine aminotransferase, putative, which produces MSATASRPDPFRPAKRVAGQRQDVWSMVNEAAVASPVQPIVNMGQGFFGYNPPKFALDAAKDALDRVECNQYSPTKGRPRLRQAIADAYSPFFGKKLNPETEVSITTGANEGMLSAFMGFIEDGDEVIIFEPFFDQYISNIEMPGGIIRYVPLHPPKDGATKTSSASEWTIDFEELEGAMNSKTKMIVLNSPHNPVGKVFSREELERIGELCIKYNLIILSDEVYDRLFYVPYTRIATLSPELYERTLTVGSAGKAFYATGWRVGYLIGPEHLIKYVAGAHTRICYSSVSPLQEAAAVAFEQADKEGFWDESRTDMKGKIERFCEVFDELGIPYSDPEGGYFVLVNMASVKLPADYPFPPHVASRPRDFKLCWFLIQEVGVAAIPPTEFYTDANTHIAEDYLRFAVCKNDDVLETAKERLRGLKKYITQ; this is translated from the exons ATGTCGGCTACAGCTTCGCGACCCGATCCATTTCGCCCCGCGAAGCGGGTGGCAGGACAGCGCCAGGATGTTTG GTCAATGGTCAACGAAGCCGCGGTGGCTTCGCCAGTTCAGCCGATTGTGAACATGGGCCAAGGGTTCTT TGGCTATAACCCTCCTAAATTTGCTCTTGATGCGGCGAAGGATGCGCTAGACCGGGTGGAATGCAACCAATACTCTCCGACGAAG GGCCGCCCCCGCCTCAGACAGGCTATCGCCGATGCTTACTCCCCCTTCTTTGGCAAGAAACTAAATCCCGAGACCGAGGTCTCGATCACAACAGGCGCAAACGAAG GCATGCTCAGTGCCTTCATGGGCTTCATCGAGGATGGTGATGAGGTCATTATCTtcgagcccttctttgacCA ATATATTAGCAACATTGAGATGCCTGGCGGTATTATCCGTTATGTTCCTCTCCACCCACCCAAGGATGGTGCCACCAAGACCTCGTCTGCGTCGGAGTGGACTATTGACTTTGAGGAGCTCGAGGGTGCCATGAACTCTAAGACCAAGATGATT GTCTTGAACTCACC TCACAACCCCGTCGGCAAGGTCTTCTCACGTGAGGAGCTCGAGCGCATTGGTGAACTGTGTATCAAGTACAACCTTATCATCTTATCCGACGAAGTCTACGACCGCCTTTTCTACGTTCCCTACACTAGAATCGCCACCTTGTCCCCAGAGCTGTACGAACGCACCTTGACAGTGGGCTCCGCCGGCAAGGCTTTCTACGCTACTGGTTGGCGTGTTGGGTATCTCATCGGCCCTGAACACCTGATTAAGTACGTGGCCGGTGCACACACCCGTATTTGTTACAGCAGTGTGTCTCCTCTTCAGGAAGCTGCAGCTGTTGCTTTCGAGCAGGCAGACAAAGAGGGCTTCTGGGACGAGAGCCGAACAGACATGAAGGGTAAAATTGAGCGATTCTGCGAGGTCTTTGATGAGCTTGGTATCCCG TACTCTGATCCTGAGGGTGGATACTTTGTGCTTGTCAACATGGCCTCTGTCAAGCTCCCTGCTGACTATCCTTTCCCGCCACATGTTGCTAGCCGTCCTCGGGATTTCAAGCTCTGCTGGTTCCTCATCCAGGAGGTTGGCGTGGCTGCTATCCCTCCCACTGAATTCTATACCGATGCCAACACTCACATCGCTGAGGATTATCTCCGCTTTGCGGTGTGCAAGAACGATGATGTTCTTGAGACTGCTAAGGAGCGCTTGAGAGGACTGAAGAAGTACATTACCCAGTAA